In Kitasatospora sp. NBC_00240, the following are encoded in one genomic region:
- a CDS encoding discoidin domain-containing protein, whose product MKKSYHRPAGLLAILGLALAGLIGTTGPQAHAAASPPRTIPALQQWTPGTGTSYTFGPTSHIVVDSTYASQLAASSATLADDVKQLTGVTVAQTTGTAGSVAAGDIFLTLGSTDTGLGAEGYSLSVGTSIKVQAATDAGAFYGTRTVLQLLKQSATVPAGTARDWSSYAERGLMVDAGRKYFSVSWLQNQIKDMAYLKLNYLHLHLSDNLGFRLESATHPEIVSAQHYSKQEITDLIAFAAKYHVTVVSELDMPGHMDTILAAHPELKLRAADGSTPDGGNIDLSNPASYQLMKDLITEYLPLFPSGYWHLGADEYGADYARYPQLAAYAKQQYGASAKPKDVFYGFIRWADAVVRGAGKAMRVWNDGIASGDGTIAVAADITVDYWYTYGLTPQQLVTAGHRVQNGSWTPTYYVLGGAKPDTAYMYEQWNPGIFQGGATLTDPSKNLGSTLHVWCDNPNAETENQIAGGIMDPLRDLAQQTWGSPKPVSTFSAFQAVIAAIGHAPGWPADVAGGDLALNRPTTASSTETADFPAGNATDGSYGRRWSSQYADPQWLQVDLGATTGIGEVKLTWENAYAKAYQIQTSNDGATWTTIYSTTTGTGGVNDLTGLSGSGRYIRMNATQRATTYGYSLWEFEVYGATHPNPNLALGRPATASSTESNIATLGPSSAVDGGNTTRWASNYTDPQWLQVDLGATYSIGEVKLTWENAYAKAYQIQVSNDGATWTTIYSTTTGAGGVDDLTGLSGSGRYVRMYGTQRGTSWGYSLWEFEVHGG is encoded by the coding sequence GTGAAGAAGTCGTACCACCGCCCCGCCGGACTGCTCGCCATCCTCGGATTAGCCCTGGCCGGGTTGATCGGAACCACCGGACCGCAAGCACACGCGGCCGCGTCGCCGCCCCGGACGATCCCCGCCCTCCAGCAGTGGACGCCGGGCACCGGCACCTCCTACACCTTCGGCCCGACCTCACACATCGTCGTCGACAGCACCTATGCCAGCCAACTCGCCGCCAGCTCAGCGACTTTGGCGGACGACGTCAAACAGCTGACCGGCGTCACCGTGGCGCAGACGACCGGTACCGCCGGATCCGTCGCGGCGGGCGACATCTTCCTGACGCTCGGATCGACCGACACCGGTCTCGGCGCCGAGGGCTACTCGCTGTCCGTCGGCACCTCGATCAAGGTCCAGGCCGCCACGGACGCCGGGGCGTTCTACGGCACCCGGACGGTCCTGCAACTGCTCAAGCAGTCCGCCACCGTCCCGGCCGGTACGGCCCGCGACTGGTCCTCCTACGCCGAGCGCGGCCTGATGGTCGATGCCGGGCGCAAGTACTTCTCGGTGTCCTGGCTGCAGAACCAGATCAAGGACATGGCCTACCTCAAGCTCAACTACCTCCACCTGCACCTGTCCGACAACCTCGGTTTCCGGCTGGAGAGTGCGACCCACCCGGAGATCGTCTCGGCACAGCACTACAGCAAGCAGGAGATCACCGACCTGATCGCCTTCGCCGCGAAGTACCACGTCACCGTCGTCTCGGAGCTGGACATGCCCGGGCACATGGACACCATCCTGGCGGCCCACCCCGAGCTCAAGCTCAGGGCCGCCGACGGCAGCACCCCGGACGGCGGGAACATCGACCTGTCCAACCCGGCGTCGTACCAGCTGATGAAGGACCTGATCACCGAGTACCTGCCGCTGTTCCCGAGCGGCTACTGGCACCTGGGCGCCGACGAGTACGGCGCCGACTACGCCCGCTACCCGCAACTGGCCGCCTACGCCAAGCAGCAGTACGGGGCCTCCGCCAAGCCCAAGGACGTGTTCTACGGGTTCATCCGCTGGGCCGACGCCGTCGTGCGCGGCGCCGGCAAGGCGATGCGGGTCTGGAACGACGGCATCGCCTCCGGCGACGGCACGATTGCGGTGGCCGCCGACATCACCGTCGACTACTGGTACACCTACGGCCTGACCCCCCAGCAGCTCGTCACCGCCGGTCACCGGGTGCAGAACGGCTCGTGGACCCCGACCTACTACGTGCTCGGCGGGGCGAAGCCCGACACGGCCTACATGTACGAGCAGTGGAACCCCGGCATCTTCCAGGGCGGCGCCACCCTGACCGACCCCTCCAAGAACCTGGGGTCGACCCTGCACGTCTGGTGCGACAACCCCAACGCCGAGACCGAGAACCAGATCGCGGGCGGCATCATGGACCCGCTGCGCGACCTGGCCCAGCAGACCTGGGGATCTCCCAAGCCGGTCTCGACGTTCAGCGCCTTCCAAGCGGTCATCGCCGCGATCGGACACGCCCCCGGCTGGCCCGCCGACGTGGCCGGCGGCGATCTGGCCCTGAACCGGCCGACCACCGCGTCCTCCACGGAGACCGCCGACTTCCCCGCCGGCAACGCCACCGACGGCAGCTACGGCAGGCGCTGGTCCAGCCAGTACGCCGACCCGCAGTGGCTGCAGGTCGACCTCGGCGCCACGACCGGCATCGGCGAGGTGAAGCTGACCTGGGAGAACGCCTACGCCAAGGCCTACCAGATCCAGACCTCCAACGACGGGGCCACCTGGACGACCATCTACTCCACCACCACCGGCACCGGCGGCGTCAACGACCTGACCGGGCTCAGCGGCTCGGGCCGGTACATCCGGATGAACGCGACCCAGCGCGCCACCACCTACGGCTACTCCCTGTGGGAGTTCGAGGTCTACGGCGCCACGCACCCGAACCCGAACCTCGCCCTCGGGCGGCCGGCCACCGCGTCCAGCACCGAGTCGAACATCGCCACGCTGGGCCCCTCCTCCGCCGTGGACGGCGGCAACACCACCCGTTGGGCCAGCAACTACACCGACCCGCAGTGGCTGCAGGTCGACCTCGGTGCGACCTACAGCATCGGCGAGGTGAAGCTGACCTGGGAGAACGCCTACGCCAAGGCCTACCAGATCCAGGTCTCCAACGACGGGGCCACCTGGACCACCATCTACTCCACCACCACCGGCGCCGGCGGCGTCGACGACCTCACCGGGCTCAGCGGCTCGGGCCGGTACGTCCGGATGTACGGAACCCAGCGCGGCACCAGCTGGGGCTACTCCCTGTGGGAGTTCGAGGTCCACGGCGGGTAG
- a CDS encoding glycine hydroxymethyltransferase has translation MPAQAPENAAPHTIASPAANTAFRNALDVVRQVEPRIADAIGAEVEDQRASLKLIASENYASPAVLLAMGNWFSDKYAEGTVGRRFYAGCRNVDTVEALAAEHARELFGAQHAYVQPHSGIDANLVAFWAVLSQRVESPALARAQARHVNDLTEQDWAQLRQELGNQRMLGMSLDTGGHLTHGFRPNISGKMFEQRSYGTDPATGLIDYDALRATAREFRPLILVAGYSAYPRLVNFRLMREIADEVGATLMVDMAHFAGLVAGKVLTGDFDPVPHAQIVTTTTHKSLRGPRGGMVLCESELAEHVDRGCPMVLGGPLSHVMAAKAVAFAEARRPEFQDYARRVVENASALAEGLLRRGGKLVTGGTDNHLVLADVSGYGLTGRQAEAALLDAGIVTNRNAVPQDPNGAWYTSGVRLGTPALTTRGLGVAEMDEIAGLIDTVLRGTTPVTAASGAPSKAQYALDAALREGVAKRSADLLAGFPLYPGIDLA, from the coding sequence TTGCCTGCCCAGGCCCCCGAGAACGCCGCCCCGCACACCATCGCGTCGCCCGCCGCCAACACCGCCTTCCGCAACGCCCTGGACGTCGTACGCCAGGTCGAGCCGCGGATCGCCGACGCCATCGGCGCCGAGGTCGAGGACCAGCGCGCCTCCCTCAAGCTGATCGCCAGCGAGAACTACGCCTCGCCCGCCGTGCTGCTCGCGATGGGCAACTGGTTCAGCGACAAGTACGCCGAGGGCACCGTCGGCCGCCGCTTCTACGCCGGCTGCCGCAACGTCGACACCGTCGAGGCGCTCGCCGCCGAGCACGCCCGCGAGCTCTTCGGCGCCCAGCACGCCTACGTCCAGCCGCACTCCGGCATCGACGCCAACCTGGTCGCCTTCTGGGCGGTGCTCTCCCAGCGGGTGGAGAGCCCGGCCCTGGCCCGCGCCCAGGCCCGGCACGTCAACGACCTCACCGAGCAGGACTGGGCGCAGCTGCGCCAGGAGCTCGGCAACCAGCGGATGCTGGGCATGTCCCTGGACACCGGCGGCCACCTCACCCACGGCTTCCGGCCCAACATCTCCGGCAAGATGTTCGAGCAGCGCAGCTACGGCACCGACCCGGCCACCGGCCTGATCGACTACGACGCGCTGCGCGCCACCGCCCGCGAGTTCCGCCCGCTGATCCTGGTGGCCGGCTACTCGGCGTACCCGCGGCTGGTGAACTTCCGTCTGATGCGCGAGATCGCGGACGAGGTCGGCGCCACCCTGATGGTCGACATGGCGCACTTCGCCGGCCTGGTCGCGGGCAAGGTGCTGACCGGCGACTTCGACCCGGTACCGCACGCGCAGATCGTCACCACCACGACCCACAAGTCGCTGCGCGGCCCGCGCGGCGGCATGGTGCTCTGCGAGTCGGAGCTGGCCGAGCACGTCGACCGGGGCTGCCCGATGGTGCTCGGCGGCCCGCTCTCGCACGTGATGGCCGCCAAGGCCGTGGCGTTCGCCGAGGCCCGCCGCCCCGAGTTCCAGGACTACGCCCGCCGGGTCGTCGAGAACGCCTCGGCGCTCGCCGAGGGCCTGCTGCGGCGCGGCGGCAAGCTGGTCACCGGCGGTACGGACAACCACCTGGTGCTCGCCGACGTCTCCGGCTACGGCCTGACCGGCCGCCAGGCGGAGGCGGCGCTGCTCGACGCGGGCATCGTCACCAACCGCAACGCCGTCCCGCAGGACCCGAACGGCGCCTGGTACACCTCCGGTGTCCGCCTCGGCACCCCGGCCCTGACCACCCGTGGCCTGGGCGTCGCGGAGATGGACGAGATCGCCGGCCTGATCGACACCGTGCTGCGCGGCACCACCCCGGTCACCGCCGCCTCCGGCGCGCCGTCCAAGGCCCAGTACGCGCTGGACGCGGCGCTGCGCGAGGGCGTCGCCAAGCGCTCCGCCGACCTGCTGGCGGGCTTCCCGCTGTACCCGGGCATCGACCTGGCCTGA
- a CDS encoding TetR/AcrR family transcriptional regulator codes for MVYRRTPAAQARLDAQRASVLAAATALLSEHGYAACSVAAVAQRAGIATGSVYRCFPNKAELVAELFREVVGREVAAVRAAAAFDGDLPAQVASVIGTFAGRALRAPRLAFALLAEPVDPEVDAQRLVFRLAFRDLIAGLIAEGVAAGRLPPQDPQLTAAALVGAVGEALVGPLADGGPAEALVPALSGFALRALGHPMPPDRPGSGPGR; via the coding sequence ATGGTCTATCGCAGGACCCCGGCCGCCCAGGCCCGGCTCGACGCCCAGCGTGCCTCCGTACTCGCCGCCGCCACCGCACTGCTCTCCGAACACGGCTACGCCGCCTGCTCGGTGGCCGCCGTCGCGCAACGCGCGGGGATCGCCACCGGCAGCGTCTACCGGTGCTTCCCCAACAAGGCGGAGCTGGTGGCCGAACTGTTCCGCGAGGTGGTCGGCCGCGAGGTGGCGGCGGTACGCGCGGCCGCCGCGTTCGACGGTGACCTGCCGGCCCAGGTGGCCTCGGTGATCGGCACCTTCGCGGGCCGGGCGCTCCGGGCGCCGCGGCTGGCCTTCGCCCTGCTCGCCGAGCCGGTCGATCCCGAGGTGGACGCCCAGCGGCTGGTCTTCCGGCTGGCCTTCCGGGACCTGATCGCCGGTCTGATCGCCGAGGGCGTGGCCGCCGGCCGGCTGCCCCCGCAGGATCCGCAGCTCACCGCGGCCGCCCTGGTCGGCGCCGTCGGCGAGGCCCTGGTCGGCCCGCTGGCCGACGGCGGGCCGGCCGAGGCGCTCGTCCCGGCCCTGTCGGGCTTCGCCCTGCGAGCCCTGGGCCACCCGATGCCCCCGGACCGCCCCGGCAGCGGGCCGGGCCGATGA
- a CDS encoding diiron oxygenase has protein sequence MTDRAAATTAAATATTATAATATATATATTERELNAERLLRVSAKHSHDPLTEIDWDAPLDPDQFAIPPHRVSLYGTPLWDSMTHRQRAQLSVHELASTISAGIWFELILMEGLVRHVYESDLTTKHAQYALTEVADECRHSTMFARYLTKTGYPSARPTRRAQRLGRLHFLINDTTMTFAGAIFVEEFTDALQREMMRDESLQPLARSVARIHVIEEARHIGYAKPELERRWAALSAPRRALFRQALGLLAQQSVAEVIHPRVYALAGLDPRAARQAAAANPHWQQTKAEWARKAVQFFTELGIIDHRSEYRWRRAALLPAARRGR, from the coding sequence ATGACCGATCGCGCCGCCGCCACCACCGCCGCCGCCACCGCCACCACCGCCACCGCCGCCACCGCCACCGCCACCGCCACCGCCACGACCGAGCGCGAACTGAACGCCGAGCGCCTGCTGCGGGTCTCCGCCAAGCACTCGCACGACCCGCTCACCGAGATCGACTGGGACGCACCGCTGGACCCGGACCAGTTCGCGATCCCGCCGCACCGCGTGTCGCTGTACGGGACGCCGCTCTGGGACTCCATGACGCACCGGCAGCGGGCCCAGCTGAGCGTCCACGAGCTGGCCAGCACCATATCGGCGGGCATCTGGTTCGAACTGATCCTGATGGAGGGCCTGGTCCGGCACGTCTACGAGAGCGACCTGACCACCAAGCACGCGCAGTACGCGCTGACCGAGGTCGCCGACGAGTGCCGGCACTCGACCATGTTCGCGCGCTACCTGACCAAGACCGGCTACCCGTCCGCCCGGCCGACCCGCCGGGCGCAGCGGCTCGGCCGGCTGCACTTCCTGATCAACGACACCACCATGACCTTCGCCGGCGCGATCTTCGTGGAGGAGTTCACCGACGCCCTGCAACGCGAGATGATGCGGGACGAGAGCCTGCAGCCGCTGGCCCGCTCGGTGGCCCGGATCCACGTGATCGAGGAGGCCCGCCACATCGGTTACGCCAAGCCGGAGTTGGAGCGTCGCTGGGCCGCACTGAGCGCCCCTCGGCGGGCGCTGTTCCGGCAGGCGCTCGGCCTGCTGGCGCAGCAGTCGGTCGCCGAGGTGATCCACCCCCGGGTGTACGCGCTGGCAGGTCTGGACCCGAGGGCCGCCCGGCAGGCGGCCGCCGCGAACCCGCACTGGCAGCAGACCAAGGCCGAGTGGGCCCGCAAGGCCGTGCAGTTCTTCACCGAGCTCGGGATCATCGACCACCGGTCGGAGTACCGCTGGCGGCGGGCGGCCCTGCTGCCCGCCGCCCGCCGGGGGCGCTGA
- a CDS encoding EamA family transporter, whose product MTAPAPQRPSDAPDGPGTPGSADGTGGPGPAAGAVVEDAVVEAVAGQTAAVKTVAVKTVAVKTAGGQAAAGTAKPPADRPRISGAVWGALAIVYVLWGSTYLAIRITIETMPTFLSAGSRALTAGLLLLGLVAWRQGPAAVRVTGRQLRSAALVGVLLLTGGNGLVVLGEHSIPSGLAALLVAIVPLWMVLLPIAFGGARPRPAALGGVLLGLAGLAVLSSPAFGGDIAIGGVISVVAATLTWAAGSFAARRIDMPRNAFAASAYQMIAGGIASLLVALGRGEQHGFDPAQVSGRSWLALAYLVVFGSLVAFTAYAWLLQSAPLTLVATYAYVNPVVAVLLGWLVLSEPLTGPILLGGAIVVAAVCVVVSTERRR is encoded by the coding sequence ATGACAGCTCCGGCCCCGCAGAGACCCTCGGACGCCCCGGACGGCCCCGGCACCCCGGGCAGCGCCGACGGGACGGGAGGGCCCGGTCCGGCGGCGGGAGCCGTGGTCGAGGACGCCGTCGTCGAAGCGGTCGCCGGGCAGACCGCCGCCGTGAAGACCGTCGCCGTGAAGACCGTCGCTGTGAAGACCGCCGGCGGGCAGGCCGCCGCCGGGACGGCGAAGCCGCCCGCCGACCGGCCCCGGATCAGCGGCGCGGTCTGGGGCGCGCTCGCCATCGTCTACGTGCTCTGGGGATCCACCTACCTGGCGATCCGGATCACCATCGAGACCATGCCGACCTTCCTCTCGGCCGGCTCGCGGGCCCTCACCGCCGGACTGCTGCTGCTCGGCCTGGTCGCCTGGCGCCAGGGCCCGGCCGCCGTCCGGGTGACCGGGCGCCAGCTCCGGTCCGCCGCCCTGGTCGGCGTGCTGCTGCTGACCGGCGGCAACGGCCTGGTGGTGCTCGGCGAGCACTCCATCCCGTCCGGGCTGGCCGCCCTGCTGGTCGCGATCGTCCCGCTCTGGATGGTGCTGCTGCCGATCGCGTTCGGCGGCGCCCGCCCGCGCCCGGCCGCGCTCGGCGGGGTGCTGCTCGGACTGGCCGGCCTCGCCGTCCTCTCCTCCCCGGCCTTCGGCGGGGACATCGCGATCGGCGGGGTGATCTCCGTGGTGGCGGCGACCCTCACCTGGGCGGCCGGCTCCTTCGCCGCCCGCCGGATCGACATGCCGCGCAACGCCTTCGCGGCCAGCGCCTACCAGATGATCGCCGGCGGCATCGCCAGCCTGCTGGTCGCGCTGGGCCGCGGCGAGCAGCACGGCTTCGACCCCGCGCAGGTCTCCGGGCGGTCCTGGCTGGCCCTCGCCTACCTGGTGGTCTTCGGCTCGCTGGTGGCCTTCACCGCGTACGCCTGGCTGCTCCAGTCGGCGCCGCTGACGCTGGTCGCCACCTACGCCTACGTCAACCCGGTGGTGGCGGTGCTGCTCGGCTGGCTGGTCCTCTCCGAGCCGCTGACCGGGCCGATCCTGCTGGGTGGCGCGATTGTGGTGGCGGCCGTGTGTGTGGTCGTCAGCACCGAACGAAGGCGCTGA
- a CDS encoding gamma-glutamylcyclotransferase family protein produces the protein MPADPAQLPFFVYGTLRTGGRNHAAHLDGLCAAVRPAVLPGAALYEGPGFPYAVPDPDRQVVGELVTVFPAGYPSVLAGLDRLEDCRPDGSGEYVRLRRAVRTADGQAEAWVYLAGPRTAARLRSGPAPIDSGDWTRR, from the coding sequence GTGCCCGCCGACCCCGCCCAGCTTCCGTTCTTCGTGTACGGCACACTCCGAACGGGCGGCCGCAACCACGCCGCACACCTGGACGGGCTCTGCGCCGCCGTCCGCCCCGCCGTGCTGCCCGGCGCCGCCCTGTACGAGGGCCCCGGCTTCCCGTACGCCGTCCCCGACCCCGACCGGCAGGTGGTCGGCGAGTTGGTGACGGTGTTCCCGGCCGGGTACCCGTCCGTGCTGGCCGGCCTCGACCGGCTGGAGGACTGCCGGCCGGACGGCTCCGGCGAGTACGTCCGGCTGCGCCGGGCGGTGCGGACCGCCGACGGCCAGGCCGAGGCCTGGGTCTACCTCGCCGGCCCGCGCACCGCGGCCCGCCTGCGGTCGGGCCCCGCGCCGATCGACTCGGGCGACTGGACGCGGCGCTGA
- a CDS encoding catalase — MPDSAVPYTTSNAGVPVPSDEHSLTVGRDGPILLHDHYLIEKMAQFNRERVPERVVHAKGSGAYGVFEVSEDVSRWTKAKLFQPGRRTELLARFSTVAGEQGSPDTWRDPRGFALKFYTEDGNYDLVGNNTPVFFVRDTIKFQDFIRSQKRRPDNGLRDHDMQWDFWTLSPESAHQVTWLMGDRGIPKSYRHMNGYGSHTYMWINADGERFWVKYHFKTDQGVDFLTQEEADRLAGSDPDLHRQDLYDAIDRGELPSWTLYVQVMPFEAAAGYRFNPFDLTKVWPHGDFPLVKVGRMTLNRNPEDFFVHIEQAAFEPSNLVPGISVSPDKMLLGRIFSYPDTHRYRIGPNYAQLPPNRPHVPVHSYAKDGPMRFDPSRAGAPYAPNSYGGPAAAADRFDDPSAGWRTGGEMVREAYGLHPEDDDWGQAGTMVREVLDDAARDRLVSNIVGHLLAGVSEPVLARAVQYWRNVDKDLGDRVAAGVRTA, encoded by the coding sequence ATGCCCGACTCAGCGGTTCCGTACACCACCAGCAACGCCGGCGTCCCGGTGCCGAGCGACGAGCACTCGCTCACGGTGGGACGGGACGGCCCGATCCTGCTGCACGACCACTACCTGATCGAGAAGATGGCCCAGTTCAACCGGGAGCGGGTGCCCGAGCGGGTGGTGCACGCCAAGGGCTCCGGGGCGTACGGCGTCTTCGAGGTGTCGGAGGACGTCAGCCGCTGGACGAAGGCGAAGCTCTTCCAGCCCGGCCGGCGGACCGAGCTGCTGGCACGGTTCTCGACCGTCGCGGGCGAGCAGGGCAGCCCGGACACCTGGCGCGACCCGCGCGGCTTCGCGTTGAAGTTCTACACCGAGGACGGCAACTACGACCTGGTGGGCAACAACACCCCGGTCTTCTTCGTCCGCGACACGATCAAGTTCCAGGACTTCATCCGCTCGCAGAAGCGGCGGCCGGACAACGGGCTGCGCGACCACGACATGCAGTGGGACTTCTGGACCCTGTCGCCCGAGTCGGCGCACCAGGTCACCTGGTTGATGGGCGACCGCGGCATCCCGAAGTCGTACCGTCACATGAACGGCTACGGCTCGCACACCTACATGTGGATCAACGCGGACGGCGAGCGGTTCTGGGTCAAGTACCACTTCAAGACCGACCAGGGCGTCGACTTCCTCACCCAGGAGGAGGCCGACCGGCTCGCCGGCAGCGACCCCGACCTGCACCGGCAGGACCTGTACGACGCGATCGACCGCGGCGAGCTCCCGTCCTGGACGCTGTACGTGCAGGTGATGCCCTTCGAGGCGGCCGCGGGCTACCGGTTCAACCCCTTCGACCTGACCAAGGTGTGGCCGCACGGTGATTTCCCGCTGGTCAAGGTCGGCCGGATGACCCTCAACCGCAACCCCGAGGACTTCTTCGTCCACATCGAGCAGGCCGCCTTCGAGCCGTCCAACCTGGTGCCCGGCATCAGCGTCTCGCCCGACAAGATGCTGCTCGGGCGGATCTTCTCCTACCCCGACACCCACCGGTACCGGATCGGCCCCAACTACGCGCAGCTGCCGCCGAACCGCCCGCACGTGCCGGTCCACTCGTACGCCAAGGACGGGCCGATGCGCTTCGACCCGAGCCGGGCGGGGGCGCCGTACGCGCCGAACTCCTACGGCGGCCCGGCCGCGGCGGCGGACCGCTTCGACGACCCGTCGGCCGGCTGGCGGACCGGGGGCGAGATGGTCCGTGAGGCGTACGGCCTGCACCCGGAGGACGACGACTGGGGCCAGGCGGGCACCATGGTCCGCGAGGTGCTGGACGACGCCGCCCGCGACCGGCTGGTCTCCAACATCGTCGGGCACCTGCTCGCGGGCGTGAGCGAGCCGGTGCTGGCGCGCGCCGTGCAGTACTGGCGCAACGTCGACAAGGATCTCGGCGACCGGGTGGCCGCCGGGGTCCGTACGGCGTGA
- the cbiE gene encoding precorrin-6y C5,15-methyltransferase (decarboxylating) subunit CbiE, with protein sequence MATVPAPAPAGRPITVVGIGADGWPGLADTSRQALREAEVVIGGPRQLDLLPAEATAERVRWPSPLRPAVAGLLAAHQDRRICVLASGDPMFFGIGRTLAETVGADRLRVLPHPSSVSHACARLGWPLEATEVVSLVGRPLDSLTLALHPGRRLLVLSADATTPAAVAALLTARGFGASRLRVLEQLGGPAERQLDGAADGWPHPPGDPLNLIAVDCAGDGVRTSVVPGLPDSRYESDGQLTKRHVRAATLATLAPAPGELLWDVGGGSGSIAVEWLRAHRDCRAVSIERDPVRAGRITRNAAALGVPGLRVVTGPAPAALDGLPVPDAVFIGGGLTVPGLLEACWAALPPGGRLVANTVTLESEALLTEWYRRHGGELLRLAVAHAVPVGGFTGWRQAMPVTQWSAVKPSGLPADLPADPPPAPSSRPTQPSLPTQPPAVQ encoded by the coding sequence TTGGCCACCGTCCCTGCCCCGGCGCCGGCGGGCCGCCCGATCACCGTCGTCGGGATCGGCGCCGACGGCTGGCCGGGCCTGGCCGACACCTCCCGGCAGGCCCTGCGCGAGGCCGAGGTGGTGATCGGCGGCCCGCGCCAGCTCGACCTGCTGCCCGCCGAGGCCACCGCCGAGCGGGTCCGCTGGCCCTCTCCGCTGCGCCCCGCCGTCGCCGGGCTGCTCGCCGCCCACCAGGACCGCCGGATCTGCGTGCTGGCCAGCGGCGACCCGATGTTCTTCGGCATCGGCCGCACGCTCGCCGAGACGGTCGGCGCCGACCGGCTGCGCGTCCTGCCGCACCCCTCCTCGGTCAGCCACGCCTGCGCGCGGCTCGGCTGGCCGCTCGAGGCCACCGAGGTGGTCAGCCTGGTCGGCCGCCCGCTCGACAGCCTCACCCTGGCCCTCCACCCCGGCCGCCGGCTGCTGGTGCTCAGCGCCGACGCGACGACCCCGGCGGCGGTCGCCGCCCTGCTGACCGCGCGCGGCTTCGGCGCCAGCCGGCTGCGGGTGCTGGAACAGCTCGGCGGCCCGGCCGAGCGGCAGCTGGACGGCGCCGCCGACGGCTGGCCGCACCCGCCCGGCGACCCGCTCAACCTGATCGCGGTCGACTGCGCCGGCGACGGCGTCCGCACCTCGGTGGTGCCGGGCCTGCCGGACTCCCGGTACGAGAGCGACGGCCAGCTGACCAAGCGCCACGTCCGGGCCGCCACCCTCGCCACGCTCGCCCCCGCCCCCGGGGAACTGCTCTGGGACGTCGGCGGCGGCTCCGGTTCGATCGCCGTCGAGTGGCTGCGCGCGCACCGCGACTGCCGCGCCGTCAGCATCGAACGCGACCCCGTCCGGGCCGGCCGGATCACCCGGAACGCGGCCGCCCTCGGCGTGCCCGGACTGCGGGTGGTCACCGGCCCGGCGCCCGCCGCCCTCGACGGGCTCCCCGTCCCCGACGCCGTGTTCATCGGCGGCGGGCTCACCGTCCCCGGTCTGCTGGAGGCCTGCTGGGCGGCGCTGCCGCCGGGCGGCCGGCTGGTCGCCAACACCGTCACGCTGGAGTCCGAGGCGCTGCTCACCGAGTGGTACCGCCGCCACGGTGGCGAGCTGTTGCGGCTGGCCGTCGCGCACGCCGTACCGGTGGGCGGCTTCACCGGCTGGCGGCAGGCGATGCCCGTCACCCAGTGGTCCGCCGTCAAGCCGTCCGGCCTCCCGGCCGACCTCCCGGCCGACCCACCGCCCGCCCCGTCGTCCCGCCCGACGCAGCCGTCCCTCCCGACGCAGCCGCCCGCCGTTCAGTAG
- the cobM gene encoding precorrin-4 C(11)-methyltransferase: MTVHFIGAGPGAADLITVRGARTLARCGVCLYAGSLVPRELLAECPPDARLVDTAQLTLDQIVAEITAAHEAGQDVARLHSGDPSVFSAVAEQMRRLDAAGIPYEVVPGVPAFAAAAAALKRELTVPTVGQTVILTRVAKRATPMPEGEDLATLGRSRALLVLHLAAGYVDDVVEELLPHYGADCPAAVVAMASRPDELVLRGTLADIAGQVKAAGVVRTAVILVGRTLGAEQFRDSHLYSAGRERPHEACGA; this comes from the coding sequence ATGACCGTCCACTTCATCGGGGCCGGCCCCGGCGCCGCCGACCTGATCACCGTGCGCGGGGCCCGGACCCTGGCCCGCTGCGGGGTCTGCCTCTACGCCGGCAGCCTCGTCCCCCGGGAACTGCTCGCCGAATGCCCGCCGGACGCCCGGCTGGTCGACACCGCCCAGCTGACCCTCGACCAGATCGTCGCCGAGATCACCGCCGCCCACGAGGCCGGCCAGGACGTCGCCCGGCTGCACTCCGGCGACCCGTCCGTGTTCAGCGCCGTCGCCGAGCAGATGCGCCGGCTGGACGCGGCGGGCATCCCGTACGAGGTGGTCCCCGGCGTCCCCGCGTTCGCCGCGGCCGCCGCCGCGCTCAAGCGCGAGCTGACCGTGCCGACCGTCGGCCAGACCGTGATCCTGACCCGGGTCGCCAAGCGCGCCACCCCGATGCCCGAGGGCGAGGACCTCGCGACGCTCGGCCGCAGCCGCGCCCTGCTGGTGCTGCACCTGGCCGCCGGGTACGTGGACGACGTGGTCGAGGAGCTGCTGCCGCACTACGGCGCCGACTGCCCGGCCGCCGTCGTCGCGATGGCCAGCCGGCCGGACGAGCTGGTGCTGCGCGGCACGCTCGCCGACATCGCCGGCCAGGTCAAGGCCGCCGGCGTGGTGCGCACGGCCGTCATCCTGGTCGGCCGGACGCTGGGCGCCGAGCAGTTCCGCGACAGCCACCTCTACTCGGCCGGGCGCGAGCGCCCGCACGAGGCCTGCGGCGCCTGA